One window of Actinomycetota bacterium genomic DNA carries:
- a CDS encoding DEAD/DEAH box helicase has translation MSIFDLRDAVIDEYHRYISSFLLIQDERIRDFISEELIEKGALWPPALLQLNPAYRKAETIERLVAEGKLHPDCADIFRDRGDNSITLFQHQQEAIEMAPSGRGFVVTSGTGSGKSLTYFVPIVDAVLKGGPDAHKVWAIIVYPMNALVNSQYVALQEWADAYRERTGREFPVRFNKYTGQEMATRMDIQKDPPHILLTNYVMLELMMLRPEERMFVDSATTAIKFLVIDELHTYRGRQGADVAYLIRRLKERSKKRDLICMGTSATMIAGGSTSPEERRQAVATFAGQIFGSTFGTEQVIEETLEGITLREGEIDPRELREAVEAPLPRTAEEFLKNPLARWIEDVFGLEEEGGKLRRSVPISLDEGAQKLSEQTGRDTETCKDALSRAFLTGAAMKSEKGEPLLSFKLHQFIAQGNRVFASLEPRSERSFDLEGYPFVSREGGVIPLFPLKFCRLCGVEYYEVLHNPGEKKFNPLSDELSLLEDEGLEGKGYLLLAPEDREVDWGPENLPSEWLTEKGRVKNAYKDCVPWPAWVYPDGSYSESPAEGAVKAWFQPQPFRLCLNCGVFYGKESEFRKLTGLSSEGRSTATTVLALSALENAPLGDIEASARKLLSFTDNRQDASLQAGHFNDFVQVSLLRAAIYAAVEKAEELRYDEIARKVVESLGLDFKDFSANKELLPESPLGVEVLRAFTDLIEYRIYEDLRRGWRVVQPNLEQCGLLAVDYLGLAELCADEEAWRELKPFADASPEKRLDVLKAFLDQFRRQLAIHASCLQETNQALLKKRVAERVDARWGFEEQERLRPASRFLLPGQENKLKNSFSLSERSLLHRYLKRVLPSFEAEYAENMEKLVDILCARGLLRRDSEKGVSFVQLESAALVWKKGDGTPVSEPIYQRRSEDPIYLRAEKEANRYFREFYMRSSALLREAEGREHTAQIDYERREERERRFRDGELKCLFCSPTMELGIDIADLQLVHMRNVPPTPANYAQRSGRAGRKGDPALVLVYCLAGSGHDQYFFRHRREMVSGAVQPPRIDLTSEELATAHLHSVWLAKTGLSLGKPSTDGSPLRSIANILDLRQEGYPLNEDVRNKIELSDKDFRECVEEARRILDSCAPDIEKAAWYSEEWIERTLRRAPEEFDAAFNRFRELYQAADRQYVEASELLRFRSGSRDDVARAERSRTEAERQISLLRNETASFQESDFYPYRYLASEGFLPGYNFPRLPLSAFLPRQKKGDYVNRPRFLAISEFAPENLIYHEGAKYQVCGLRTVLSDLDRRRLRVKLCNVCGYLHDDESVEICHHCESKLAGDDYTYASLLEATNVYTRRRERITSEEEERRRLGYHITTHFAFAPVWGTSAGRIPATVNDAGGNAVLKLVYAPSATVYRVNHRWRASKEDGYLLDFDTGEFVPRNREGSERTPTVNVDQVRLFVRDTMNVMLLYPGREEMDWPEEVLATLEHALRRGIEQTYQIEASELASERIGSGDHRGILFYEASEGGYGILRRLAEERDAFARVAAGALAVCHYHPETLEDRNPDCVRACYDCLLSYSNQRDYPMLNRALVRDLLGELRRCETHPLVKGRDYETHYQWLRALTDSRSELERKFLDHIYNTRRRLPDDAQRPMADHPGTIPDFYYEKYVCVYCDGSVHDEPAQREKDERIRRELEDLGYRVIAIRYDRDLEEQVAAYPDVFGEAKT, from the coding sequence ATGAGCATTTTCGACCTGCGCGACGCCGTCATCGACGAATATCACCGCTACATCAGCAGCTTCCTGCTCATCCAGGACGAGCGCATCAGGGATTTCATCTCCGAGGAGCTCATCGAGAAAGGGGCCCTGTGGCCGCCCGCGCTCCTGCAGCTCAACCCCGCCTACAGGAAAGCGGAAACCATAGAGCGGCTTGTGGCGGAGGGGAAGCTCCACCCCGACTGCGCGGACATCTTCCGCGACAGGGGTGACAACTCCATCACCCTCTTCCAGCACCAGCAAGAGGCCATCGAGATGGCTCCCTCCGGAAGGGGATTCGTGGTCACCAGCGGGACCGGGTCCGGCAAGAGCCTCACCTACTTCGTCCCCATCGTGGACGCGGTCCTGAAGGGCGGCCCCGATGCCCACAAGGTCTGGGCCATCATCGTCTACCCCATGAACGCTTTGGTCAACTCCCAATATGTCGCCCTGCAGGAGTGGGCCGACGCCTACAGGGAAAGAACCGGCCGTGAATTCCCCGTCCGCTTCAACAAGTACACCGGCCAGGAGATGGCCACCCGCATGGATATTCAGAAGGACCCCCCGCACATCCTGCTCACCAACTACGTGATGCTGGAGCTGATGATGTTGCGACCAGAGGAGCGCATGTTCGTGGACAGCGCCACCACGGCCATAAAGTTCCTGGTGATAGACGAGCTCCACACCTACCGGGGCCGCCAGGGGGCAGACGTGGCCTACCTCATCCGCCGCCTGAAGGAGAGGAGCAAGAAGCGGGACCTCATCTGCATGGGGACCAGCGCCACCATGATCGCGGGAGGATCCACTTCCCCCGAGGAAAGGCGACAGGCGGTAGCCACTTTCGCGGGCCAGATCTTCGGCTCGACCTTCGGGACCGAACAGGTCATCGAGGAGACCCTGGAGGGCATCACGCTGCGCGAAGGAGAGATAGACCCCCGCGAGCTGCGCGAGGCCGTCGAGGCTCCGCTTCCCCGGACAGCCGAGGAGTTCCTGAAAAACCCCCTGGCTAGATGGATAGAGGACGTTTTCGGCTTGGAGGAGGAAGGGGGAAAGCTACGCCGTAGCGTCCCCATAAGCCTGGATGAGGGAGCTCAGAAGCTCTCCGAACAGACGGGACGGGACACGGAAACCTGCAAGGACGCGCTGAGTCGTGCCTTCCTCACCGGAGCGGCGATGAAGTCCGAGAAGGGCGAACCACTACTATCCTTTAAGCTCCACCAGTTCATCGCCCAGGGTAACCGCGTCTTCGCCTCCCTCGAGCCCCGCTCCGAGCGCTCCTTCGATCTCGAGGGCTACCCCTTCGTCAGCAGGGAGGGGGGCGTCATCCCCCTCTTCCCCTTGAAGTTCTGCCGCCTCTGCGGGGTGGAATACTACGAGGTGCTGCACAATCCCGGGGAAAAGAAATTCAACCCCTTAAGCGACGAGCTAAGCCTGCTGGAGGACGAGGGTTTAGAGGGCAAGGGCTACCTCCTGCTCGCTCCCGAGGACCGCGAGGTTGACTGGGGCCCCGAGAACCTGCCCTCGGAATGGCTCACCGAGAAAGGCAGGGTGAAAAACGCCTATAAGGACTGTGTTCCCTGGCCGGCCTGGGTTTACCCAGACGGCAGTTATTCCGAGAGTCCCGCCGAGGGCGCCGTAAAGGCATGGTTCCAACCCCAGCCCTTCCGCCTCTGCCTCAACTGCGGCGTCTTCTACGGTAAGGAGAGCGAGTTCCGCAAGCTCACCGGGCTCTCCAGCGAGGGCCGCTCTACCGCCACCACTGTGCTCGCCCTCTCCGCCCTGGAGAACGCTCCCCTGGGCGATATAGAGGCTTCCGCCCGCAAGCTCCTCTCCTTTACCGACAACCGCCAGGACGCGAGCCTGCAGGCCGGGCACTTCAACGACTTCGTGCAGGTCTCCCTCCTGCGCGCCGCCATATACGCGGCGGTGGAAAAGGCGGAGGAGCTGCGCTATGACGAGATCGCGCGCAAGGTGGTGGAGAGCCTGGGCCTCGATTTCAAGGATTTCTCCGCCAACAAGGAGCTGCTTCCCGAAAGCCCCCTCGGCGTGGAGGTGCTGAGGGCCTTCACCGACCTCATCGAGTACCGCATCTATGAGGATCTGCGCCGCGGCTGGCGGGTGGTCCAGCCCAACCTGGAGCAGTGTGGGCTGCTCGCCGTGGACTACCTCGGACTGGCCGAGCTCTGTGCGGACGAGGAGGCCTGGCGTGAGCTCAAGCCCTTCGCCGACGCCTCCCCCGAAAAAAGGCTGGATGTGCTCAAGGCCTTCCTCGATCAGTTCCGCCGCCAGCTCGCCATCCACGCGTCCTGCCTGCAGGAGACCAACCAGGCACTTCTGAAAAAGCGCGTAGCGGAGCGCGTCGATGCACGCTGGGGCTTCGAGGAGCAGGAGAGGCTGCGCCCGGCCTCCCGCTTCCTCCTCCCCGGCCAGGAGAACAAGCTGAAAAACAGCTTCAGCCTGTCCGAACGCAGCCTCCTGCACCGCTACCTCAAGCGCGTGCTGCCCTCCTTCGAGGCGGAATACGCGGAGAACATGGAAAAGCTGGTGGATATCCTCTGCGCCCGTGGCCTGCTGCGGCGCGATTCCGAAAAGGGCGTTTCCTTCGTGCAGCTGGAGTCGGCGGCCCTGGTGTGGAAGAAGGGGGACGGCACGCCGGTCAGCGAGCCCATCTACCAGAGGCGCTCCGAGGACCCCATCTACCTGAGGGCCGAGAAGGAGGCCAACCGGTACTTCAGGGAGTTCTACATGCGCTCCTCGGCGCTCCTGCGCGAGGCGGAGGGGCGCGAGCACACCGCCCAGATCGACTACGAGCGCCGCGAGGAAAGAGAAAGGCGCTTCCGTGACGGCGAGCTCAAGTGCCTCTTCTGCTCTCCCACCATGGAGCTGGGCATAGACATCGCCGACCTGCAGCTGGTGCACATGCGCAACGTCCCGCCCACCCCTGCCAATTACGCGCAGCGCAGCGGCCGCGCCGGCCGCAAGGGAGACCCAGCCCTGGTGCTCGTCTATTGCCTCGCGGGCAGCGGGCATGACCAGTATTTCTTCCGCCACCGGCGGGAGATGGTCTCCGGCGCCGTACAGCCACCGCGCATCGACCTCACCAGCGAGGAGCTGGCGACCGCGCACCTGCACTCCGTCTGGCTGGCCAAGACCGGTCTCTCGCTGGGAAAGCCCTCGACCGACGGCTCGCCCCTGAGGTCCATCGCCAACATTCTCGACCTGCGCCAGGAGGGCTATCCGCTCAACGAGGACGTGAGGAACAAGATCGAGCTGTCGGACAAGGACTTCAGGGAATGCGTGGAGGAGGCAAGACGCATACTGGACTCCTGCGCGCCGGATATCGAAAAGGCCGCCTGGTATTCAGAGGAATGGATCGAGAGGACGTTGCGGCGAGCTCCCGAGGAGTTCGACGCCGCCTTCAACCGTTTCCGGGAGCTCTACCAGGCCGCGGACAGGCAGTACGTCGAGGCGAGCGAGTTGCTGCGCTTCCGCAGCGGCAGCAGGGATGATGTGGCCAGGGCCGAGAGAAGCCGCACCGAGGCGGAGCGCCAGATCTCTCTCCTCCGCAACGAGACCGCTTCCTTCCAGGAATCGGACTTCTACCCCTATCGCTACCTTGCCAGCGAGGGTTTCCTCCCCGGATACAACTTCCCGCGTCTGCCCCTGAGCGCCTTCCTGCCCCGGCAAAAGAAGGGCGATTATGTTAACAGGCCGCGCTTCCTGGCCATCTCGGAGTTCGCCCCCGAGAACCTCATCTACCATGAGGGGGCGAAATACCAGGTGTGCGGGCTCAGGACGGTCTTGAGCGATCTGGACAGGAGGCGCCTCAGGGTCAAGCTGTGCAACGTCTGCGGCTATCTGCACGACGATGAGAGCGTGGAGATATGCCACCACTGCGAGAGCAAGCTCGCGGGCGACGACTACACCTACGCGTCCCTGCTCGAGGCCACCAACGTCTACACGCGGCGGCGCGAGCGTATCACCAGCGAGGAGGAAGAGAGGCGGCGTCTCGGCTACCACATCACCACCCACTTCGCGTTCGCCCCGGTATGGGGGACGAGCGCGGGGCGCATCCCCGCCACCGTGAACGACGCGGGCGGGAACGCCGTCCTCAAGCTCGTCTATGCGCCCTCCGCCACCGTCTACCGCGTCAACCACCGCTGGAGGGCGAGCAAGGAGGACGGCTATCTCTTGGACTTCGATACCGGGGAGTTCGTGCCCCGCAACAGGGAAGGCTCGGAAAGAACCCCCACGGTAAACGTCGACCAGGTACGACTTTTCGTGCGCGACACCATGAACGTCATGCTCCTCTACCCAGGCCGGGAGGAAATGGACTGGCCCGAGGAGGTGCTGGCCACGCTGGAACACGCCTTACGCAGGGGCATCGAGCAGACCTACCAGATAGAGGCTTCGGAGCTCGCCTCCGAGCGCATCGGCAGCGGTGACCACCGCGGCATCCTCTTCTACGAGGCCAGCGAGGGCGGCTACGGCATCCTGCGCCGCCTGGCGGAGGAGAGAGACGCCTTTGCCCGGGTGGCCGCGGGGGCCCTGGCCGTGTGCCACTACCACCCGGAGACCCTGGAGGACCGGAATCCCGATTGCGTGCGCGCCTGCTACGACTGCCTCCTCTCCTACTCCAACCAGCGCGACTACCCCATGCTAAACCGCGCCCTGGTTAGGGATCTGCTGGGGGAGCTGCGGCGCTGCGAGACCCATCCCCTGGTCAAGGGAAGGGACTACGAGACCCATTACCAGTGGCTGCGTGCTCTGACCGACTCCCGCTCCGAGCTGGAGAGGAAGTTCCTCGACCACATCTACAACACGCGGCGTAGACTGCCCGACGACGCCCAGCGCCCCATGGCCGACCACCCGGGCACTATACCCGACTTCTATTATGAGAAATACGTCTGCGTTTATTGTGATGGCTCGGTGCACGACGAGCCCGCACAGAGGGAGAAAGATGAAAGGATACGACGCGAGCTCGAGGACCTCGGCTATCGCGTCATAGCCATCCGCTACGACAGGGACCTGGAGGAGCAGGTCGCCGCATATCCTGACGTATTCGGGGAGGCAAAGACATGA
- a CDS encoding (2Fe-2S)-binding protein — MKDREKMERVSVVIDGRTFEAVKDQCVLEVARENGIYIPSLCYNSEVTTSGGSCRVCLVEAHQGGRMRLVTSCNYPVRKGLEVKTDTPLVRRIRRGVLELLLARVPDSEVIRDMAAAEGITEVRFRKDEGENNRYKCIACALCTNICAEVVGVHAIAMTERGADKKPATPYHKPSDVCIGCGACAYACPTGAISLKEKDGVRRIWGKDFNMVRCSVCGTPYIPEAQVDWIVRKTGKDRSFFDKCPDHR, encoded by the coding sequence ATGAAAGATAGGGAAAAGATGGAAAGGGTAAGCGTCGTCATCGACGGGAGGACCTTCGAGGCCGTGAAGGACCAGTGCGTGCTGGAAGTGGCCCGCGAGAACGGCATCTACATCCCCTCCCTGTGCTACAACAGCGAGGTGACGACGAGCGGCGGCTCCTGCCGCGTCTGCCTGGTGGAAGCCCACCAGGGCGGCAGGATGAGGCTGGTGACCTCCTGCAACTACCCGGTGCGCAAGGGCCTGGAGGTGAAGACGGACACCCCCCTGGTGCGCAGGATCCGCAGGGGCGTGCTGGAGCTGCTCCTGGCGCGCGTGCCGGATTCCGAGGTGATAAGGGACATGGCAGCCGCCGAGGGTATTACCGAGGTGCGCTTCCGCAAGGACGAGGGCGAGAACAACCGCTACAAGTGCATAGCCTGCGCGTTGTGCACCAACATCTGCGCCGAGGTGGTGGGCGTGCACGCCATAGCCATGACCGAGCGCGGTGCGGACAAGAAGCCCGCCACCCCCTACCACAAGCCGTCGGACGTCTGCATCGGCTGCGGCGCCTGCGCCTACGCCTGCCCCACCGGGGCCATCTCCCTGAAGGAGAAGGACGGCGTGCGCCGCATATGGGGAAAGGATTTCAACATGGTCAGGTGCAGCGTCTGCGGCACCCCGTATATACCAGAGGCCCAGGTGGACTGGATAGTGAGGAAAACGGGCAAGGACAGGTCCTTCTTCGACAAGTGCCCCGATCACCGCTAA
- a CDS encoding NADH-quinone oxidoreductase subunit NuoF, with translation MGAINSIERLEAYRRELAAAAKPDLPTVLVCFGTGCQANGSRLVAEAFMDVIKEQGLQVDVNIGIKTTGCHGYCENGPLVALRPQDILYLKVKPEDVPEIVEESIKGSRVVERLVYRDKVTDEVVPRYSEIPFYKHQHRIALRHIGTIDPTDIDDYILAGGYAGLAKALGMKPDDIISEVERSGLRGRGGAGFPAGTKWRSCAAVESDVRYVLCNGDEGDPGAFMDRSIMEGDPHAVIEGMIIGAFAVGSRQGYIYVRDEYPLAVRNLTAAIEAAREKGLLGENILGSGFSFDIKISRGGGAFVCGESSALMRSVAGEVGEPRAKYIRSVERGLYDKPTVLNNVETWANVPEIILKGAEWYASMGTEGSKGTKVFSLVGKVNNTGLVEVPMGVTIRELVENIGGGVRGGKRFKAVQTGGPSGGCIPERLADLPIDFDSLTEAGSMMGSGGIIVMDEDTCMVDVAKYFTGFLVEESCGKCTPCRDGLPRILDLLTDITEGRGREEHLAMLEELCDLLTWGALCGLGTSAANPVLSTIKYFRDEYEAHIKDRKCPAGVCKALITYSIDPEACTGCRLCAKNCPQGCITGKRKEPHVIDTSKCIKCGVCKDVCTFDAVRIS, from the coding sequence ATGGGAGCCATCAACTCCATAGAACGACTGGAGGCATACCGCCGGGAGCTCGCGGCGGCGGCCAAGCCCGACCTGCCCACGGTGTTGGTGTGCTTCGGCACCGGCTGCCAGGCCAACGGCTCCAGGCTGGTGGCGGAGGCCTTCATGGACGTCATAAAGGAGCAGGGGCTCCAGGTGGACGTGAACATCGGCATCAAGACCACGGGCTGCCACGGCTACTGCGAGAACGGGCCGCTGGTGGCGCTCAGGCCCCAGGATATCCTCTACCTCAAGGTGAAACCGGAGGACGTTCCGGAGATAGTGGAGGAATCCATCAAGGGCAGCCGCGTCGTGGAGCGGCTGGTCTACCGGGACAAGGTCACCGACGAGGTCGTCCCGCGCTACAGCGAGATCCCCTTCTACAAGCACCAGCACCGCATCGCGCTCAGGCACATCGGCACCATCGACCCGACCGATATCGACGACTACATCCTGGCGGGCGGCTATGCCGGGCTGGCCAAGGCGCTGGGGATGAAGCCCGACGACATCATCTCCGAGGTGGAACGCTCGGGCCTGCGCGGGCGCGGCGGCGCCGGCTTCCCCGCCGGGACCAAGTGGCGCTCCTGCGCGGCGGTGGAGAGCGACGTCCGCTACGTGCTTTGCAACGGCGACGAGGGCGACCCGGGCGCCTTCATGGACCGCTCCATCATGGAGGGCGACCCGCACGCGGTCATCGAGGGCATGATCATCGGGGCCTTCGCCGTGGGCTCGCGCCAGGGCTACATCTACGTGCGCGACGAGTACCCCTTGGCGGTGCGGAACCTCACCGCCGCCATCGAGGCGGCGCGCGAGAAGGGCCTGCTGGGCGAGAACATCCTGGGCAGCGGCTTTTCTTTCGACATCAAGATCAGCCGCGGCGGCGGCGCATTCGTGTGCGGCGAATCCTCGGCCCTCATGCGCTCGGTGGCGGGCGAGGTGGGCGAGCCGCGCGCCAAGTACATCCGCTCGGTGGAGAGGGGCCTCTACGACAAGCCCACAGTCCTCAACAACGTCGAGACCTGGGCCAACGTGCCGGAGATCATCCTCAAGGGCGCGGAATGGTACGCGAGCATGGGCACGGAGGGCTCCAAGGGCACCAAGGTCTTCTCCCTGGTGGGAAAGGTCAACAACACCGGCCTGGTGGAGGTGCCCATGGGCGTCACCATACGCGAGCTGGTGGAGAACATCGGCGGAGGCGTCCGGGGGGGCAAGAGGTTCAAGGCGGTGCAGACAGGCGGCCCCTCCGGCGGCTGCATCCCCGAACGCCTGGCGGACCTGCCCATCGATTTCGACAGCCTCACCGAGGCCGGCTCCATGATGGGGTCAGGCGGCATCATCGTCATGGACGAGGACACCTGCATGGTGGACGTGGCCAAGTACTTCACCGGGTTCCTGGTGGAGGAGTCCTGCGGGAAGTGCACCCCCTGCCGGGACGGCCTGCCGCGCATCCTCGACCTGCTCACCGACATCACCGAGGGCCGCGGCAGGGAGGAGCACCTGGCCATGCTGGAAGAGCTGTGCGACCTGCTGACCTGGGGAGCGCTGTGCGGCCTAGGGACCTCGGCCGCCAACCCGGTGCTCTCCACCATCAAGTACTTCCGCGACGAATACGAGGCGCACATCAAAGACAGGAAGTGCCCGGCCGGGGTGTGCAAGGCGCTCATCACCTATTCCATAGACCCGGAGGCCTGCACCGGGTGCCGCCTCTGCGCCAAGAACTGCCCGCAGGGATGCATCACGGGCAAGCGCAAGGAGCCCCACGTGATCGACACGTCCAAGTGCATAAAGTGCGGCGTCTGCAAGGACGTCTGCACCTTCGACGCGGTGAGGATCTCGTAA
- a CDS encoding NAD(P)H-dependent oxidoreductase subunit E, whose product MAQDVARFDRIIDRYEKTEESLLAILQDFQREFQYVPEEGIRRLSEVMGVPESKLYAMGTFYKALSLTPRGRHTIKVCTGTACHLKGAPQILEALERELKVKRNGTTEDGEFTLECVNCVGACAMAPVTLVDEVYHGQTRPSKIMDIVKKQVGG is encoded by the coding sequence ATGGCCCAGGACGTAGCCCGGTTCGACCGCATCATAGACCGTTACGAGAAAACGGAGGAATCGCTCCTGGCCATCCTGCAGGATTTCCAGCGCGAGTTCCAGTACGTCCCCGAGGAGGGCATACGCCGCCTGAGCGAGGTCATGGGGGTGCCCGAGAGCAAGCTCTACGCCATGGGCACCTTCTACAAGGCCCTTTCGCTCACCCCGCGCGGCAGGCACACCATCAAGGTCTGCACGGGGACGGCCTGCCATCTCAAGGGCGCGCCCCAGATCCTGGAAGCGCTGGAGCGGGAGCTGAAGGTGAAGCGCAACGGCACCACGGAGGACGGGGAGTTCACGCTGGAATGCGTCAACTGCGTGGGGGCCTGCGCCATGGCGCCGGTGACCCTGGTGGACGAGGTGTACCACGGGCAGACCCGCCCCTCCAAGATCATGGATATCGTGAAGAAACAGGTCGGGGGCTAG
- a CDS encoding pyruvate synthase subunit beta yields MDKFSVYSARLVEKGEFFAQGHRACQGCAEALAVRLVMKALGRNTIVAMATGCMEIVSSPLPTTAWEVPWIHVAFENASAVITGCESGMKAMMRKGKLPPKKINFVAMGGDGATADIGMGQLSGALERGHDFIYVCYDNEAYMNTGIQRSSATPWGASTTTSPAGKLSKGQRTQKKDLPKIAIAHNIPYVATACPSFPFDLMEKVKKAAAIEGPAYLHILSVCPTGWRIPSEEAIRYGRLAVNSCVFPLYECEYGRYRLTYRPDPILPVREYIEGQGRFRHLTPEDIEAIQERTTAEYEKLVRLSEEG; encoded by the coding sequence ATGGACAAGTTCTCGGTCTATTCGGCGAGGCTGGTAGAAAAGGGCGAGTTCTTCGCCCAAGGCCACCGCGCCTGCCAGGGCTGCGCCGAGGCGCTGGCCGTCCGCCTGGTCATGAAGGCCCTGGGGCGCAACACCATCGTGGCCATGGCCACGGGCTGCATGGAGATCGTCTCCTCGCCGCTGCCCACCACGGCCTGGGAGGTGCCCTGGATCCACGTGGCCTTCGAGAACGCCTCGGCCGTGATCACCGGCTGCGAGTCGGGCATGAAGGCCATGATGCGCAAGGGGAAGCTGCCTCCCAAGAAGATAAACTTCGTGGCCATGGGCGGAGACGGCGCCACCGCCGATATCGGCATGGGCCAGCTCTCCGGAGCCCTGGAGAGGGGGCACGACTTCATCTACGTGTGCTACGACAACGAGGCCTACATGAACACGGGCATCCAGCGCTCCAGCGCCACTCCCTGGGGCGCCAGCACCACCACCAGCCCGGCCGGCAAGCTGTCCAAGGGACAGCGTACCCAGAAGAAGGACTTGCCCAAGATCGCCATCGCCCACAACATCCCCTACGTGGCCACGGCCTGCCCCAGCTTTCCCTTCGACCTCATGGAGAAGGTGAAGAAGGCCGCCGCCATCGAGGGCCCGGCATACCTGCATATCCTTTCTGTGTGCCCCACGGGGTGGCGCATCCCCTCGGAGGAGGCCATCAGGTACGGGCGCCTGGCCGTGAACTCATGCGTGTTCCCGCTCTACGAATGCGAGTACGGGAGATACCGCCTCACCTACAGGCCGGACCCCATCCTGCCCGTGCGGGAATACATCGAGGGGCAGGGCCGCTTCCGGCACCTGACTCCCGAGGACATCGAGGCCATCCAGGAACGCACCACGGCGGAGTACGAGAAGCTGGTGAGACTCAGCGAAGAGGGTTGA
- the porA gene encoding pyruvate ferredoxin oxidoreductase produces MAKERRGIEVSLAIAEAVAQADCDVVAAYPITPQTHIVEHLSELVADGHLDAEFVPVESEHSAMSVCCGAAAVGARTFTSTASQGLALMAEIFFIASAMRFPVVMALANRSLSAPLSIWNDHADTMMVRDGGWIHIFVENGQEAYDHVFWAFRVAEDPAVRLPVAINIDGFIMTHMIEPVDFEDDELIKRYIPEFKMEKALHPDNPVSMGCFGMPEIYTETQMAREQALVGSYATCVKAWEEWAELTGRRYHPVETYRAEDAEYCIVTMGSLGETAMAAVDELREQGEKVGVIKIRLWRPFPFDELYRAADGKEALIVLDRAISFGGPGGPVALELRSALCRRPQSPAVVDYVAGLASRDVTVEDFKAIILGGKAKAAAGDTAGFTLYGVRE; encoded by the coding sequence ATGGCCAAGGAGCGCAGGGGAATAGAGGTGTCGCTGGCCATAGCGGAGGCGGTGGCGCAGGCGGACTGCGACGTCGTGGCCGCCTACCCCATCACGCCGCAGACCCATATCGTGGAGCACCTCTCCGAGCTGGTGGCCGACGGTCACCTGGACGCCGAATTCGTGCCGGTGGAGAGCGAGCACTCGGCCATGAGCGTGTGCTGCGGCGCCGCCGCCGTGGGCGCCCGCACCTTCACCTCCACCGCCTCGCAGGGGCTGGCCCTGATGGCGGAGATATTCTTCATCGCCTCGGCCATGCGCTTCCCCGTGGTCATGGCCCTGGCCAACCGTTCCCTCTCCGCGCCGCTGTCCATCTGGAACGACCACGCCGACACCATGATGGTGCGCGACGGCGGCTGGATACACATTTTCGTGGAGAACGGTCAGGAGGCCTACGACCACGTGTTCTGGGCCTTCCGCGTGGCAGAGGACCCCGCGGTGCGCCTGCCCGTGGCCATAAACATCGACGGCTTCATCATGACCCACATGATCGAGCCCGTCGACTTCGAGGACGACGAGCTGATCAAGCGTTACATCCCCGAGTTCAAGATGGAGAAAGCCCTGCACCCGGACAACCCGGTTTCCATGGGGTGTTTCGGCATGCCCGAGATATACACGGAGACGCAGATGGCCCGCGAGCAGGCCCTGGTAGGTTCCTACGCCACCTGCGTAAAGGCGTGGGAGGAGTGGGCCGAGCTCACCGGGCGGCGGTACCACCCCGTCGAGACCTACAGGGCCGAAGACGCCGAGTACTGCATCGTGACCATGGGTTCCCTCGGCGAGACGGCCATGGCCGCCGTGGACGAGCTGAGGGAGCAGGGGGAGAAGGTCGGGGTGATCAAGATCCGGCTGTGGCGCCCCTTCCCGTTCGACGAGCTCTACAGGGCGGCGGACGGCAAGGAAGCCCTTATCGTGCTGGACCGCGCCATAAGTTTCGGGGGTCCCGGCGGCCCGGTGGCCCTGGAGCTGAGGAGCGCCCTGTGCCGCAGGCCGCAGTCGCCGGCGGTGGTGGACTACGTGGCGGGGCTGGCGAGCAGGGACGTGACCGTGGAGGATTTCAAGGCCATCATCCTGGGGGGGAAGGCCAAGGCAGCCGCGGGAGACACGGCCGGTTTCACGCTCTACGGCGTGCGCGAGTGA
- a CDS encoding 4Fe-4S binding protein: MARPMEEIRWQDLEIGAAVSEPGCSREYKTGSWRSLRPVVDKEQCIRCGVCWLYCPDAAIDRSEEGHFEADLEYCKGCGICARECPVGCITMVIEEG, encoded by the coding sequence GTGGCCAGACCTATGGAAGAGATCAGGTGGCAGGACCTGGAAATAGGGGCGGCGGTCAGCGAGCCCGGGTGCTCCAGGGAATACAAGACTGGGAGCTGGCGCTCGCTCCGGCCGGTGGTCGACAAGGAGCAGTGCATCCGCTGCGGCGTGTGCTGGCTGTACTGCCCCGACGCGGCCATCGACAGGTCCGAGGAAGGGCATTTCGAGGCCGACCTGGAGTACTGCAAGGGGTGCGGCATCTGCGCCAGGGAATGCCCCGTAGGCTGCATCACCATGGTGATCGAGGAAGGATGA